DNA sequence from the Sphingobacteriales bacterium genome:
TAAACGGGTGTTCCAGTATTCCGTACTTCTTACCGTCTTTTATCAGGTACAGCATAAAGACGGCGAAACAGGTACAGAAGACCTCGCTTAGAAAGAATGGGAATTCAAACCCGCTGAACATCAATCCAAACATGACTATCATGCATGCGATGGTCAGCTTTTTGGTTACGTATTTTTGTACAATATCCAACCGGTACAGGAATAAATAAATGGCGATTCCGCCAATAAAAAAACAGTAGGCATATGAAAATAAGACACTGAACAGGATAACACGCGATACATACCGGGAAGTATCGGTATGGAAGAATTTTCTGCAAAACAGGTCAATCAGCAGGCACATAATCAATGCACCGTAATACACTAAGAAACATTTTACGATGAACTGTTTGAAGTTCCTGAATTTCCTCCATAACAGCGGCCAGAAAAGATAAAAGATTTCTTCCGTTCCGATGGTCCAGTGGTGAATGCCGTATATCCATACGCCGCTGTTCACATAAGACAACAACATCGCGATGTGCGGCATTAATCCGATACTGAGCGAAAACAGAAACCATTTGGGTATCTCAAATAAATCCAGGTAATTCGCATGATTCAGCCACGGCAATGCTTTAAAGAAGATCGTATTGGCATACTCTCCTAAAAAGGAATACGGCATTACAATCCAGTAGACAAACATGGACAGGTAAAAAACCGGCCATATCCGGAATATTCTGTTTCTGTAAAATCTTTTAACGGAAACGGTCTGGGTCTTGAATTTCTCCACTTCCAGCTGGTAGGTGATTAAGAAGCCGCTCATCGTGAAAAACATCAGCACCGGATAGAAGCCGATGGAATGGGTGCGGTGTTCATTGAAAATGGCCGGCAGTATATTCCGTATTTGCTTTATCTCTTCGAGATGGCCGAATATGATGGTATTGGCCATCCAGAATCTGAATCCGAGGAGGTTCGGAAAAATATGTCTTCCCTGTAAAGCCTTGTCGTTGCGCATAATCAGATTTTTATCAGTAAATAGGCCTGCAGATTTATGTCAATGATTGTTTTTCGGTATCCCATCTTCTCCGGTTCGTTCAACAATATCTTTCCTTTATCTCCCAGTGTCTGTTTTACCAGGCTTTGCAGTTTCTCATTCATAAAGATAATACCTACATTCTTATCCGTGAAAAACTGTTGAATGTCTATATCGCCGTTTTGGATATAAGGACGCACATCATCCTGTTCCAAAAATAATTCCTGATAATTCTTTGGAAGATACGCATTGAAACCACGCTCCGTTGTGAATAATACAACCGGCTTCTTCGAATTGTGTTTTTTTAAATAGTTGACTGTTTTCAGGTTAGGCTGCTGGTCTCGGTCAGTCAGCATATTGTGGTAATAACGGATGGATTTGGCAGTCGGAGTAGTGAGGATGATCAATAAGATAATCGGATAAAATACCAGTTTGTTATTCAGCCAGGTGACATGTCCTTTTAAAAGCAACGTCAGCAACCCTATCCACCAGCAGAAATGAAGAATGATGTAATGTCGTTCAGGAAAAATGAAGAAAACGGCGAAATAGCTCCATCCCCAGAACAAAAGGATAATGACAGAAGTGGAGGAATATTGCCGAATAAAGTCCGTCACATTTCTGGATGCCCTCTTCCAAAAAATCAGGTATAGAAGGAATCCGTTGAATAAAAGATACAGGATATGTTTCGCCTTGCCCAAAAAATGGAAGATGGGGGGCGGCAATAAGAAGTCTTCCGTGTATTTAAACATGCCTAAAAAATAATTTAGTATGTTCGTGCCCATGTGTTTGAAAAACATTGGTGGATTTGCCTGCAAACACTGCAGCATGGTCTTACTGCCCCTGAAGATATCCAGCCGGTCAAATTCATCTACGGTTAACACCTCCTTCGTCCAGAATACATAGTTGGTATAGAAATGCTGCTTAAAGGCAAAAAGGCTTCTGTCGATTCCCTGTGCCTTGAAAGAAATAAATCCAAAAACAACATAAAGCAGTGCCATGAAAAATACCATAACCAGATAAGCCTTGCTCCAGCTGATTTTTTTCTGATAGATTATCAGTAACAGCCACAATAACGACAGCGATGCGGTAATCAGCAGGAACTCCTGCCTTGCGTACAGGCATATATAGGAAGCGGTAAAAGCAGTAATGATTTTTGTTTCAATGCGACGGGACTTTGCGACGATAATGAAGGCAAGTAAAATGACGCACAAACAAAAGTGGCTTACATAGGTAAAATTAGATACAAGCAGAGGGTGCATTAAAAATGAGAGTGAAAGCAATAGTGCCAGATTTTTCTCTGTCTGATAATGGATTAGGAATAAAAATAACAAGGCGGGAATCAGCACCATCAGGATGCAGTAATTATGATAAAAGGTCTGTACGGCATCTGCCGAAAATTTAGAAACAATGAAATACCATAGGTTGTAGGAAGGCCCCCAGTCGTTAAAGATATGCTGAGGGATATGAATGCCCTTTTGCAGGTATTCCGTTTCATCGAAAAACGGGATGTCAAGATGCTGCTGTACACCATGAAGTTGTTTGAAGGCAGCCAGCACAATCACGAATAAATAAAATAAAGTTTGTACATTTATTTCAGGCGGCGGCAGACTGTCTTCTTTGAATATCTTTTGTAGAAACGACATAGAGTAATTAGAGCGAAATTATGAAATTAAAACTGTTGCGCAAAGCTGTACTGGATTATCCTTCCGGTTCGGCATTAGAATACCATAAGGACAGTTTATATGTCATCGGCGACGATGTGCATTATATCTTATGCCTGGATGCTCAGTGGAATGTCATCCGGCATATACAGCTGTTTGAATCGGCTCTGGAACGTATTCCCAAGCCGGATAAGCCGGACATAGAATGTGCGGCGGTCATAGATGATGTTTTGTATCTGTTAGGCTCCGGCTCCAAATCACCGCAACGGGATGTGGCATTCATTGTGCAGTTGTCAGATTATACTGTGAAGAAAATCAATACCGCTGCATTTTACGGTATTTTCAGAGACCGGAATCTTCTGGGTGAAATGAATATAGAAGGATTTACAGTTTGTAAAGACAAATTATTGCTTTTCAACAGGGCCAATACGAGTCAGCCTAATAGTTTGATCATTACAGACAGGAAAATAGTAAAAAGGCAGTTTCCGGACCGATTTAAGGTGATGCCTGTTGAAATAGGCAGCCTAAACAATATCCCACTCGGAATTTCCGGAGCCAGTTATTGTGAGGTAAACGATATCTTATTCATAACAGCTTCTGCAGAAAATACCGATAACACCTATGATGACGGCGATATTATCGGTAGCGTGCTCGGAATAGTATATAATGCTTCTGTCGCATTGAATGCCCCTTCGTTCATAATAGAACATATCATTGAACTGGATAAAGTGGAAAAGGTTTTCTCCAAACAGAAAATGGAATCTGTCTGTATCACCAGGCAGGAAAACAAAAACTACACTTGTGTCCTTGTCGCGGATAATGATGACGGGAAATCCGTTTTGTTTGAAATGGACATACAGCTTGTATAAAAAAGAGAGGGTCAGGGCACGCTCTCTTTTTACCGGATGAACTTTATTTGTTGTCTTCCAATGCTTTGTTAATCATAAATGAAATATAAGCTCTGTGCGATTTTGTGGCAGCATCACCCGCTACATTCGCTTTCATCCAGGCCAAGATGCGTTTTATTTCACCAAAGGAGGCAGACTTGGAAATGTGAGAATAAGAATTGTTTTTCAGGTCAATAATGCCAAGCAGACGCATGACATATTCTCTTTGAATATTCTGCCGAATGGTAGATGCGGAACCTGCCAGGTCTTCCGTAAAAATGCTGTTGGTCAGGTCCGTCAGCATATCCGTCAGCTCGTATTTATTGCCGTATAATCTAGAATCTGTCAGGCGCTGCATGACAGTCGCATTCAACAGGTGGTCTAATACTCCGCGCTGCATGTTTACAATTCGTTCATGGATTTTCGGGTCTTCATTCTCTTTTCTGAAATCAAATCCTCGTCGCTGCATTTGCAGGTATGCAAAAATATCTTCAGGTGTCTTAAAAGCGTTTTTTGAAAAGGCATACTTAGCCAATGCCGCCATAGCCTTTTTTTGTTCGGTTACGGTTACAGGGGTTAATGGTTTTTCCGTAGGAGCAGCCCCGGCAAAGTTTCTGTTGACATAGATGCCGCCGATAAAACGGGTAATGGTATTCAAACTCCTGGAATAATGACCGGATAATATCAGATAGGCGTTTCGTAATTCATGAAAAGACCGGTTGGGTAATGTATATTTCTGGATTAATTTTGGTAGTGCATTGTTTACCATTTCTATGTTACTGATTGCGTAAGCGATGGCATCATCTGACATGTCAAACAAATTAGCACGAGGGTCAATTCCTCTGCCTGGAGAACGCATGTCGTCTGCATCGTTGAAGAATCGGTTTTCTCTTTTTGAAGACTCCGATAATATTTTCTGCAGCATTTCAGTTTCTTCATATTCAGATTTTGCAGGTGTGTAACCGTATCGGATTGCCCAAATATCATAGGGGCCGGGTTTGATATCGAAGAATACACCTTGTTTGTTCTTGTCAGGGGATATGTTTGGTATGGTGTAATCCATGACAGAAGCAGTTAAGCCAACGGTAGAACCCAGTTTGGTGTCCTGCATCTGGTCAAAGGTGTGCAGCTGGGAAGCGATAAAGTTGTGATTTAATCCAAAGGTATGCCCCACTTCGTGCAGCACCAGGTCAAATAATGCCTGTTTGATGAATTTATCCTTGTCTATATCGCTGAAATCATTGGCGGTTAACAACTGGTTGCCGTACAAAATATTCTGATGCATCGCTTCACCGTACAAACAGCCATCATAGTTCATTTGTGCCGGTTCCTGCATGTTATCCAGTGCAGCGATATCATATAATTTTTCCAGTTTTAACCGGTTGGTCAGAAATACCAGTTCCAGCATGATGTCTGCGCCGATAATTTCTCCCGTTCTCGGATTCACAAAGCTCGGACCGTAGCCGCCGTAAGGAGGACGCGGAGATGACGTAAAACGTATCACGTTGTAGCGAATGTCTTCGGCTTCCCAGTTAGCAGTATCCGGTTGTATATAGCATTCCACGGCATTCTTGAATCCGGCGGCTTCAAATGCTTCATTCCAGGCTAAAACTGCATCCTTGATGATTTCTCTGAATTCCACGGGGGTGGTTTTCTCCACCCACCACACAATTGGTTTTACCGGTTCTGAAATTTTGGCTTCCGGATTCTTTTTCTGCAGGTTCCATCGGTGTATCAGGTCTTTCCAGGGAGTTGTGCTCGCGGAAGTCTGGTCCGTAATCTTTTCCATAAAATAACCTATTCTCGGGTCGTCTGCCCTTGGAATAAAATTGTCTGCCGGAACTTCTATGATGCTGTGCTGTAACTTAACAGAAACGAAACGGGCATCGGTTACTTCATCGGAGCCATTGTTAACCGGGGATGGATTTTCATAAATATATTCAACGGAAACATCCGTGTTATTCGGAAAATTCTTAATTGCCAGGTATTTAGATTTTTTGCTGCTCAGAGAACCGAGTGAAAAGGCATCCGGTTTGTCGGCAGGCATCTTTGTCGGCTTGATTTGAGTGAGACTTTCTCCTAAAAATAAATTGTCGGCTTCTATCAGGTAGGTTTTTCCGGTAGTTGCCGCAATTTTCTCCGATAAAAATAAGGGTTGGTTGATATTGGCATTTTCCGCTTTGCTTAATGCATTGTTTTTGTCAAAGTAAAAGCTCGTATTTTGTAAAACGAAGTCGATACGGTCAAAGTACCTGACGATTTTAAAAATAGAGTTGTCCTTATAGCCGCCTCGTGCGTAACCGGCATCTATGATACCATCCAGCACATATGCAAAATAGATGTACTCTTTGCCAATTTTATCTTCGGTTATTTCCAGATAGGTTTTACCGTTGATGGTATCCTGATATAAGTTGAATAACCCACTTGTCTTTCTGCATTTTTCGGTCACTTCCTTAATAGACTTGAACGGCTCTTTCTTCGTGTCTTTTTTGGCTGTGGTGTCTTTGACTGCCGTTTTGGCGGTATCTGTAACAGTTCCAGCAACTGTATCCAGTTTCTTCTTGTCTTTCTTTGCATATATATTTGAAACCGAAAGTATTGCAAGTGCAATTAAAAATGAGATGGAGAAAAATGACTTCATGATAATAGATTAATGTGAACAAAAATACCAATTTTTACCAATTTTAATAAAATAATAAACCATCCTGTATAAGTAGGATGGTTTACGGTATTATTACAGTCTGACCGGATTATCTCTCATACTGGCAGCATTGCGGCAATTGATGATAGGCGGAATCACTGGCTTTGTATTTTTCTGTATCATAACCGCTATTGGCTATGTTTTGTTGAATCTTATCGACGGAAATTTTTGCAGGAGCGAAACTGATGGTTACTATTCCGTTTTCCTCATTCCAGACGGCGGACTTCACCCCATCCGCTTTGGCCGCCTTTTCTATACGTTTTTTACACATATCACAGTTGCCCCAGACCTTAAATGAAGTCTTTGTGAGGTCCTCTTTAGCAAAGGTATTTACAGATAAAAAGGTACAAAAAATGGTCAGGATGACAAGAGGCGCATTTTTCATTTTATTTCTTTTAAACGGTTACAGATAATACAGCATATTTCATGCCGTTATTTCGGCTTCTCTAGATCCATTCCACATTCGGAGCATTTGCCGGGTTTGTCAGAATTGATGTCTTTGTGCATAGGACAGGCGTACAGGGCAGTTCCTTTTTCTGCGTCTTTCTTGCAGCAGGCTTTTCCTTCTCCTTTCTTATCAAAGGCGGCGGAATCTTTCTTGCAGCAGGCTTTCTCTTCGCCGGCTTTGCATTTATCGCAGCATTTTTCTTCCCTGGTGCAGGTGCCGGAACATTTATCGCAGCATTTCTCCTCTTTACAGCAGCCGGGTTTTTTGCTGCAGGCTTTCTCTTCGCCGGCTTTGCATTTGTCACAGCATTTTTCTTCCCTGGTGCATTTATCTGAACACTTGTCGCAGCATTTCTCCTTTTTGCAGCAACTCGCTTTTTCGCAGGTTCCATCTTTTTTACAACAGTGTTTGCAGGCTGTTGCGCCAAGTAAGGTAGCCACTAAGACCATCATAATGACTACGATTGATTTGATTTTTTTCATGTTGTGTTTGTTTTAATAAGTTGTATAATGTGTTTAATTGATAAAAATTCGGAATCCGCCATAAGCGGTTACGCCCATAACGGGAGCATATACCTGATATGTGTCAAAAAAGGAGGTATACGGCATGCCTAAGATAACGGATTTCTGCCGATAATTTGTAATGTTTTCGGCACCGATGAACAGCTCGGCATGTTTAAAATATTTCATCACCTGTACATTCAGCAATACATACCTGGGTGAATACCTTTTACCGGCATCGCCGGCAAAGCTGTTCGGCAGCCTTCGCCTTCCGTTGATGCTGGTATTCACATCAAACTGCCATTGCTGATTCGGTGTCTTATAGCTGAGTGCTACCAGCCCTTTGTGCATGGCCTGTAATGGCTTTTGCAGCAGAACACCGTGATACGTCAGCCGCACATCTTCCAGGCGGTAAGCGGCTTTCAGG
Encoded proteins:
- a CDS encoding acyltransferase codes for the protein MRNDKALQGRHIFPNLLGFRFWMANTIIFGHLEEIKQIRNILPAIFNEHRTHSIGFYPVLMFFTMSGFLITYQLEVEKFKTQTVSVKRFYRNRIFRIWPVFYLSMFVYWIVMPYSFLGEYANTIFFKALPWLNHANYLDLFEIPKWFLFSLSIGLMPHIAMLLSYVNSGVWIYGIHHWTIGTEEIFYLFWPLLWRKFRNFKQFIVKCFLVYYGALIMCLLIDLFCRKFFHTDTSRYVSRVILFSVLFSYAYCFFIGGIAIYLFLYRLDIVQKYVTKKLTIACMIVMFGLMFSGFEFPFFLSEVFCTCFAVFMLYLIKDGKKYGILEHPFIVYLGKITYSVYLFHFISIILVMYVLEQLHIPQKSLLAFNILQYVFTWIVSFGFAALIYEKFEKKILALR
- a CDS encoding zinc-dependent metalloprotease; this translates as MKSFFSISFLIALAILSVSNIYAKKDKKKLDTVAGTVTDTAKTAVKDTTAKKDTKKEPFKSIKEVTEKCRKTSGLFNLYQDTINGKTYLEITEDKIGKEYIYFAYVLDGIIDAGYARGGYKDNSIFKIVRYFDRIDFVLQNTSFYFDKNNALSKAENANINQPLFLSEKIAATTGKTYLIEADNLFLGESLTQIKPTKMPADKPDAFSLGSLSSKKSKYLAIKNFPNNTDVSVEYIYENPSPVNNGSDEVTDARFVSVKLQHSIIEVPADNFIPRADDPRIGYFMEKITDQTSASTTPWKDLIHRWNLQKKNPEAKISEPVKPIVWWVEKTTPVEFREIIKDAVLAWNEAFEAAGFKNAVECYIQPDTANWEAEDIRYNVIRFTSSPRPPYGGYGPSFVNPRTGEIIGADIMLELVFLTNRLKLEKLYDIAALDNMQEPAQMNYDGCLYGEAMHQNILYGNQLLTANDFSDIDKDKFIKQALFDLVLHEVGHTFGLNHNFIASQLHTFDQMQDTKLGSTVGLTASVMDYTIPNISPDKNKQGVFFDIKPGPYDIWAIRYGYTPAKSEYEETEMLQKILSESSKRENRFFNDADDMRSPGRGIDPRANLFDMSDDAIAYAISNIEMVNNALPKLIQKYTLPNRSFHELRNAYLILSGHYSRSLNTITRFIGGIYVNRNFAGAAPTEKPLTPVTVTEQKKAMAALAKYAFSKNAFKTPEDIFAYLQMQRRGFDFRKENEDPKIHERIVNMQRGVLDHLLNATVMQRLTDSRLYGNKYELTDMLTDLTNSIFTEDLAGSASTIRQNIQREYVMRLLGIIDLKNNSYSHISKSASFGEIKRILAWMKANVAGDAATKSHRAYISFMINKALEDNK
- a CDS encoding heavy-metal-associated domain-containing protein, which gives rise to MKNAPLVILTIFCTFLSVNTFAKEDLTKTSFKVWGNCDMCKKRIEKAAKADGVKSAVWNEENGIVTISFAPAKISVDKIQQNIANSGYDTEKYKASDSAYHQLPQCCQYER